In Solanum stenotomum isolate F172 chromosome 6, ASM1918654v1, whole genome shotgun sequence, one DNA window encodes the following:
- the LOC125866760 gene encoding uncharacterized protein LOC125866760, giving the protein MTKRRGDREVHTTTEEKPGWCADPHLPPCAAFVEIMAPVFSRDAWRCVWYMIQSDLVHGWGLDFALRKCVDPAHKKIGVVDAQWIVHQGLPSLEMREKQKM; this is encoded by the exons ATGACAAAGAGAAGAGGTGATCGCGAAGTTCACAC GACAACAGAAGAGAAACCAGGCTGGTGTGCAGACCCCCATTTGCCTCCTTGTGCAGCAT TTGTAGAGATCATGGCTCCGGTCTTTTCCCGAGATGCATGGCGTTGTGTGTGGTATATGATTCAG AGTGACTTAGTCCATGGTTGGGGACTTGACTTTGCGCTTCGTAAATGTGTTGAC CCTGCTCATAAGAAAATTGGAGTCGTAGATGCTCAATGGATTGTTCATCAAGGTCTCCCTTCTCTGGAAATGAG GGAGAAGCAAAAGATGTAA
- the LOC125866744 gene encoding F-box/FBD/LRR-repeat protein At1g13570-like: MISSCFKKLKVERDKLDRLTDLPINVKHQIQEHLSVEEAARMSVLSRPWKHIWVSIPKLVFSADFCHNKPLIIDVINTILLQHCGAIKTFLVNISSIPSSQHSVIDEWMLLLSRNGIMDLTLENLDKDRLILNNAPYKLPSCLYGINKLESLTLSKCIFRPPCSFTGFHMLKNLSLLKVVLRLDVATSFLWMPDLVILQVKLCSGFPNSNIYAPKLSQISFLTIRTKTLELGHYMDCRMLTTVILASSITNQDKPINMTYLLKCWPEVRNFGLHTYYLKSVTTEAERLPTYLNNLRTLALYEFDFDDEDHIFALLGMLRISPNLDSLLFELSSKKKGVMEVNVNHFEGPTYRTLGLFHKLQRLIIKKFHGSTTEMFFVRFILASAPLLLKTVLNEDAESVHESKFSKELMGFPRASPKLQIYVNHKKK, encoded by the coding sequence ATGATCAGTAGCTGCTTTAAGAAACTTAAAGTTGAAAGGGACAAACTTGATAGACTTACAGATCTCCCTATTAATGTCAAACACCAGATTCAGGAGCACTTATCTGTGGAAGAAGCGGCAAGAATGAGTGTTTTGTCTAGACCGTGGAAACATATTTGGGTTTCAATTCCCAAGCTTGTATTTTCTGCTGACTTTTGCCACAACAAGCCATTAATAATAGACGTCATTAATACAATTCTGTTGCAACATTGTGGAGCCATTAAGACATTCCTCGTCAATATCTCATCAATACCTTCTTCTCAGCACTCAGTTATTGATGAATGGATGCTTTTGTTGTCAAGAAACGGTATCATGGATCTCACCCTTGAGAATCTAGACAAGGATCGTCTGATTCTCAACAATGCTCCTTATAAATTGCCTTCCTGCCTGTACGGCATAAATAAACTAGAAAGTTTGACCCTGTCCAAATGCATTTTCAGGCCGCCATGCAGCTTTACGGGTTTCCACATGCTCAAAAACCTTTCACTACTTAAAGTCGTCTTACGTTTAGATGTTGCAACTTCTTTCTTGTGGATGCCAGATCTTGTGATTCTGCAAGTTAAGTTGTGTAGTGGTTTTCCTAACTCGAACATATATGCTCCAAAACTTTCCCAAATATCATTCCTTACCATTAGAACCAAAACCCTTGAGTTGGGTCATTACATGGACTGTCGGATGCTGACAACAGTTATACTTGCATCGTCAATAACAAATCAAGATAAACCGATAAACATGACCTATCTTCTCAAGTGCTGGCCTGAAGTTCGTAATTTTGGTCTGCACACTTACTACCTCAAGTCTGTTACTACTGAAGCAGAGAGGCTCCCCACATACCTCAACAACTTGAGGACTCTCGCATTAtatgagtttgattttgatgatgaagATCATATATTTGCTCTTCTAGGAATGCTTAGAATTTCTCCCAATTTGGATAGCCTCCTTTTTGAGTTGAGCTCCAAGAAGAAAGGTGTCATGGAAGTAAATGTAAACCATTTTGAAGGACCAACCTACAGGACACTAGGACTATTCCACAAGCTTCAAAGATTGATAATAAAAAAGTTCCATGGTTCAACAACTGAAATGTTCTTTGTAAGGTTTATACTTGCCTCTGCACCTCTACTCCTGAAAACCGTCCTTAATGAAGATGCAGAAAGTGTTCATGAAAGCAAATTCTCAAAGGAGTTGATGGGGTTCCCTCGGGCATCTCCTAAATTGCAAATATATGtgaaccataaaaaaaaatag